The genomic region CAGACTCATGATATTGGCATAGCCGCGCTTCTGCATGACATCGGCAAGATCATGCTGCCTGACCGTATCCGCTGGCATGACAAGGACTTTACTCCGGCGGAAAAGAATCTGTACGAAACCCATGTTGCGCACAGTCTGACATTAGCCAAAAAAATGGGCTGCGCGGAAAACATCCAGCAAATCATTGCCCAGCATCATGAGTATGCCGATGGCAGCGGCTACCCGCTGCACGTCACGGAAAAGGACATCCCGGTACCGAGCCAGATCGTGGGCCTGATCAATACCTATGACCATCTGTGCAACCCCAACAATCCCAGCTCCTCCGTCACGCCGCACGAAGCGCTGTCGATCATTTTCGCCAAAATGCGTACGAAATTCAATACCGGTACCATTTCGCGCTTTGTTCACATGATGGGCGTTTATCCACCGGGCTCGGTCATACAATTGAACGATCAGCGTTATGCGCTAGTCATCACCGTCAATTCATCCCGTCCATTAAAACCCAAGGTGCTCATTTACGACGCCAACATACCCTGCGACGAAGCGCTGATAGTAGACCTGGAGGCACATCCGGAAATCGGCATACAACGCAGCCTGAAACCGCTGCAACTGCCAAAAGTCGTATTTGACTATCTGTCGCCGCGCAAACGCGCCTGTTATTTCTTTGAGCGCGGCCGTTCGATCGACACGGCCCAAGAACCATCATGATGAACGCACACTGGCTAGCATTCATTGAGGGCATGCTGGACGCAGTCTGGCTGGTCGATCCCATCGACTTGCGTATTGTTGCCGCGAATCGGCCAGCGGCCGCTTTGATCGGTGTCGAGCAGGATTGGCTGGTCGGCAAGCCAGTTATTGATCTGGCCTGCACTCCGGAAGACATGTTTTTCTGGGAAGATGTCGCGATAGGATTGAGCAGCGAAATCCATTCGGAAACGCTGCTCAATCATCAGGACGGCTCGGTGCTCAACGTCGAGCGCCGCGTGACGATGATACACTCCGATGAAAGCGTGCTGTATATCGTTGCGATCCGCGACGTGACTGAA from Sulfuriferula sp. AH1 harbors:
- a CDS encoding HD-GYP domain-containing protein; translation: MDKNNTRLIDVADLQIGIYVFLDLGWMQHPFPLNHFKIQHQAQIDTIRTLGVKRVRYSPEKSDVIINARGSSGRSAAKAATTETASADEKQQHKAILSQQRAQLLSCDRRFNEALGVYKDIIDNVTQRPQSCLENAEKLISEFVSDFLSQDEVSIRLLSENHGEKNLLHSLNVTILSMLLAKASGMDAKQTHDIGIAALLHDIGKIMLPDRIRWHDKDFTPAEKNLYETHVAHSLTLAKKMGCAENIQQIIAQHHEYADGSGYPLHVTEKDIPVPSQIVGLINTYDHLCNPNNPSSSVTPHEALSIIFAKMRTKFNTGTISRFVHMMGVYPPGSVIQLNDQRYALVITVNSSRPLKPKVLIYDANIPCDEALIVDLEAHPEIGIQRSLKPLQLPKVVFDYLSPRKRACYFFERGRSIDTAQEPS